The Saccopteryx leptura isolate mSacLep1 chromosome 2, mSacLep1_pri_phased_curated, whole genome shotgun sequence genome has a window encoding:
- the NECTIN4 gene encoding nectin-4 isoform X1 encodes MWGPEACLLLLLLLASLTGRCPAGELETEDLVTVVLGQDARLPCFYRGDPGEQVAQVAWARVDAGEGAQKLALLHSQYGLHVSPAYEGRVVQPPPPRSPLDGAVLLRNAVQADEGEYECRVSTFPAGSFQAQLRLRVLVPPLPSLNPGPALEEGQGLTLAASCTAEGSPAPNVTWDTEVKGTTSSRSFKHSRSAAVTSEFHLVPSRSMNGQPLTCVVSHPGLIQDQRITHILHVAFLAEASVRGLEDQKLWQVGREGAVLKCLSEGQPPPSYNWTRLDGPLPSGVRVEGDTLGFPPLTAEHSGIYVCHVSNELSSRDSRVTVEVIADPEETSGKPVDLVSASVVVVGVIAAFLLCLLVVVVLLMSRYHRRKAQQMTQKYEEELTLTRENSIRRLHSHHADPRSQPEESVGLRAEGHPDSLKDNSSCSVMSEEPEGRSYSTLTTVREIETQTELLSPGSEHAEEAGDGDEGIKQAMNHFVQENGTLRAKPTGNGIYINGRGHLV; translated from the exons GCCGGTGCCCGGCGGGCGAGCTGGAGACGGAGGACCTGGTGACTGTGGTGCTGGGTCAGGATGCAAGGCTGCCCTGCTTCTACCGAGGGGACCCCGGCGAGCAGGTGGCGCAGGTGGCCTGGGCGCGCGTGGACGCGGGAGAAGGAGCCCAGAAGCTGGCGCTGCTGCACTCCCAGTACGGGCTGCACGTGAGCCCGGCCTACGAGGGCCGCGTGGTGCAGCCACCGCCCCCGCGGAGCCCCCTGGACGGCGCGGTGCTGCTGCGGAACGCAGTGCAGGCGGACGAGGGCGAGTACGAGTGTCGCGTCAGCACCTTCCCTGCCGGCAGCTTCCAGGCACAGCTGCGGCTCCGCGTGCTGG TTCCTCCCCTGCCCTCACTGAATCCTGGCCCCGCACTGGAGGAGGGCCAGGGCCTGACACTGGCTGCCTCCTGCACAGCAGAGGGCAGCCCAGCCCCCAACgtaacctgggacacagaggtcaaGGGTACAACTTCCAGCCGCTCCTTCAAGCACTCCCGCTCAGCAGCGGTAACTTCAGAGTTCCACCTGGTGCCCAGTCGCAGCATGAATGGGCAGCCACTCACCTGCGTAGTGTCCCACCCGGGCCTGATCCAGGACCAGAGGATCACCCACATCCTCCACGTGGCCT TCCTTGCTGAGGCCTCTGTGAGGGGCCTTGAAGACCAAAAGCTGTGGCAGGTCGGTAGGGAAGGCGCTGTGCTCAAGTGCCTGAGTGAAGGACAGCCCCCTCCCTCCTACAACTGGACGCG GTTGGACGGGCCTCTGCCGAGTGGAGTACGCGTGGAAGGGGACACCCTGGGCTTTCCCCCGCTGACCGCTGAGCACAGTGGCATCTACGTCTGTCACGTCAGCAATGAGCTATCTTCAAGGGATTCAAGGGTCACAGTGGAGGTCATTG CAGACCCAGAGGAGACTTCGGGGAAGCCGGTGGACCTGGTGTCAGcctcagtggtggtggtgggtgtgaTCGCCGCGTTCCTTCTCTGCcttctggtggtggtggtgctgctgATGTCACGATACCATCGGCGAAAGGCCCAGCAGATGACCCAGAAGTA CGAGGAGGAGCTGACCCTGACCAGGGAGAACTCCATTCGgaggctgcattcccaccacgCAGACCCCAGGAGCCAG CCGGAGGAGAGTGTAGGGCTGAGAGCCGAGGGCCACCCTGATAGTCTCAAGGACAACAGTAGCTGCTCTGTGATG AGTGAAGAGCCGGAGGGCCGCAGTTACTCCACGCTGACCACAGTGAGGGAGATCGAGACGCAGACCGAGCTGCTGTCTCCGGGCTCCGAGCATGCGGAGGAGGCAGGGGATGGTGACGAAGGCATCAAACAGGCCATGAACCACTTTGTGCAGGAGAACGGGACGCTGCGGGCCAAGCCCACGGGCAATGGCATCTACATCAACGGGCGGGGGCACCTGGTCTGA
- the NECTIN4 gene encoding nectin-4 isoform X3: protein MWGPEACLLLLLLLASLTGRCPAGELETEDLVTVVLGQDARLPCFYRGDPGEQVAQVAWARVDAGEGAQKLALLHSQYGLHVSPAYEGRVVQPPPPRSPLDGAVLLRNAVQADEGEYECRVSTFPAGSFQAQLRLRVLVPPLPSLNPGPALEEGQGLTLAASCTAEGSPAPNVTWDTEVKGTTSSRSFKHSRSAAVTSEFHLVPSRSMNGQPLTCVVSHPGLIQDQRITHILHVAFLAEASVRGLEDQKLWQVGREGAVLKCLSEGQPPPSYNWTRLDGPLPSGVRVEGDTLGFPPLTAEHSGIYVCHVSNELSSRDSRVTVEVIADPEETSGKPVDLVSASVVVVGVIAAFLLCLLVVVVLLMSRYHRRKAQQMTQKYEEELTLTRENSIRRLHSHHADPRSQSEEPEGRSYSTLTTVREIETQTELLSPGSEHAEEAGDGDEGIKQAMNHFVQENGTLRAKPTGNGIYINGRGHLV from the exons GCCGGTGCCCGGCGGGCGAGCTGGAGACGGAGGACCTGGTGACTGTGGTGCTGGGTCAGGATGCAAGGCTGCCCTGCTTCTACCGAGGGGACCCCGGCGAGCAGGTGGCGCAGGTGGCCTGGGCGCGCGTGGACGCGGGAGAAGGAGCCCAGAAGCTGGCGCTGCTGCACTCCCAGTACGGGCTGCACGTGAGCCCGGCCTACGAGGGCCGCGTGGTGCAGCCACCGCCCCCGCGGAGCCCCCTGGACGGCGCGGTGCTGCTGCGGAACGCAGTGCAGGCGGACGAGGGCGAGTACGAGTGTCGCGTCAGCACCTTCCCTGCCGGCAGCTTCCAGGCACAGCTGCGGCTCCGCGTGCTGG TTCCTCCCCTGCCCTCACTGAATCCTGGCCCCGCACTGGAGGAGGGCCAGGGCCTGACACTGGCTGCCTCCTGCACAGCAGAGGGCAGCCCAGCCCCCAACgtaacctgggacacagaggtcaaGGGTACAACTTCCAGCCGCTCCTTCAAGCACTCCCGCTCAGCAGCGGTAACTTCAGAGTTCCACCTGGTGCCCAGTCGCAGCATGAATGGGCAGCCACTCACCTGCGTAGTGTCCCACCCGGGCCTGATCCAGGACCAGAGGATCACCCACATCCTCCACGTGGCCT TCCTTGCTGAGGCCTCTGTGAGGGGCCTTGAAGACCAAAAGCTGTGGCAGGTCGGTAGGGAAGGCGCTGTGCTCAAGTGCCTGAGTGAAGGACAGCCCCCTCCCTCCTACAACTGGACGCG GTTGGACGGGCCTCTGCCGAGTGGAGTACGCGTGGAAGGGGACACCCTGGGCTTTCCCCCGCTGACCGCTGAGCACAGTGGCATCTACGTCTGTCACGTCAGCAATGAGCTATCTTCAAGGGATTCAAGGGTCACAGTGGAGGTCATTG CAGACCCAGAGGAGACTTCGGGGAAGCCGGTGGACCTGGTGTCAGcctcagtggtggtggtgggtgtgaTCGCCGCGTTCCTTCTCTGCcttctggtggtggtggtgctgctgATGTCACGATACCATCGGCGAAAGGCCCAGCAGATGACCCAGAAGTA CGAGGAGGAGCTGACCCTGACCAGGGAGAACTCCATTCGgaggctgcattcccaccacgCAGACCCCAGGAGCCAG AGTGAAGAGCCGGAGGGCCGCAGTTACTCCACGCTGACCACAGTGAGGGAGATCGAGACGCAGACCGAGCTGCTGTCTCCGGGCTCCGAGCATGCGGAGGAGGCAGGGGATGGTGACGAAGGCATCAAACAGGCCATGAACCACTTTGTGCAGGAGAACGGGACGCTGCGGGCCAAGCCCACGGGCAATGGCATCTACATCAACGGGCGGGGGCACCTGGTCTGA
- the NECTIN4 gene encoding nectin-4 isoform X2 produces MWGPEACLLLLLLLASLTGRCPAGELETEDLVTVVLGQDARLPCFYRGDPGEQVAQVAWARVDAGEGAQKLALLHSQYGLHVSPAYEGRVVQPPPPRSPLDGAVLLRNAVQADEGEYECRVSTFPAGSFQAQLRLRVLVPPLPSLNPGPALEEGQGLTLAASCTAEGSPAPNVTWDTEVKGTTSSRSFKHSRSAAVTSEFHLVPSRSMNGQPLTCVVSHPGLIQDQRITHILHVAFLAEASVRGLEDQKLWQVGREGAVLKCLSEGQPPPSYNWTRLDGPLPSGVRVEGDTLGFPPLTAEHSGIYVCHVSNELSSRDSRVTVEVIDPEETSGKPVDLVSASVVVVGVIAAFLLCLLVVVVLLMSRYHRRKAQQMTQKYEEELTLTRENSIRRLHSHHADPRSQPEESVGLRAEGHPDSLKDNSSCSVMSEEPEGRSYSTLTTVREIETQTELLSPGSEHAEEAGDGDEGIKQAMNHFVQENGTLRAKPTGNGIYINGRGHLV; encoded by the exons GCCGGTGCCCGGCGGGCGAGCTGGAGACGGAGGACCTGGTGACTGTGGTGCTGGGTCAGGATGCAAGGCTGCCCTGCTTCTACCGAGGGGACCCCGGCGAGCAGGTGGCGCAGGTGGCCTGGGCGCGCGTGGACGCGGGAGAAGGAGCCCAGAAGCTGGCGCTGCTGCACTCCCAGTACGGGCTGCACGTGAGCCCGGCCTACGAGGGCCGCGTGGTGCAGCCACCGCCCCCGCGGAGCCCCCTGGACGGCGCGGTGCTGCTGCGGAACGCAGTGCAGGCGGACGAGGGCGAGTACGAGTGTCGCGTCAGCACCTTCCCTGCCGGCAGCTTCCAGGCACAGCTGCGGCTCCGCGTGCTGG TTCCTCCCCTGCCCTCACTGAATCCTGGCCCCGCACTGGAGGAGGGCCAGGGCCTGACACTGGCTGCCTCCTGCACAGCAGAGGGCAGCCCAGCCCCCAACgtaacctgggacacagaggtcaaGGGTACAACTTCCAGCCGCTCCTTCAAGCACTCCCGCTCAGCAGCGGTAACTTCAGAGTTCCACCTGGTGCCCAGTCGCAGCATGAATGGGCAGCCACTCACCTGCGTAGTGTCCCACCCGGGCCTGATCCAGGACCAGAGGATCACCCACATCCTCCACGTGGCCT TCCTTGCTGAGGCCTCTGTGAGGGGCCTTGAAGACCAAAAGCTGTGGCAGGTCGGTAGGGAAGGCGCTGTGCTCAAGTGCCTGAGTGAAGGACAGCCCCCTCCCTCCTACAACTGGACGCG GTTGGACGGGCCTCTGCCGAGTGGAGTACGCGTGGAAGGGGACACCCTGGGCTTTCCCCCGCTGACCGCTGAGCACAGTGGCATCTACGTCTGTCACGTCAGCAATGAGCTATCTTCAAGGGATTCAAGGGTCACAGTGGAGGTCATTG ACCCAGAGGAGACTTCGGGGAAGCCGGTGGACCTGGTGTCAGcctcagtggtggtggtgggtgtgaTCGCCGCGTTCCTTCTCTGCcttctggtggtggtggtgctgctgATGTCACGATACCATCGGCGAAAGGCCCAGCAGATGACCCAGAAGTA CGAGGAGGAGCTGACCCTGACCAGGGAGAACTCCATTCGgaggctgcattcccaccacgCAGACCCCAGGAGCCAG CCGGAGGAGAGTGTAGGGCTGAGAGCCGAGGGCCACCCTGATAGTCTCAAGGACAACAGTAGCTGCTCTGTGATG AGTGAAGAGCCGGAGGGCCGCAGTTACTCCACGCTGACCACAGTGAGGGAGATCGAGACGCAGACCGAGCTGCTGTCTCCGGGCTCCGAGCATGCGGAGGAGGCAGGGGATGGTGACGAAGGCATCAAACAGGCCATGAACCACTTTGTGCAGGAGAACGGGACGCTGCGGGCCAAGCCCACGGGCAATGGCATCTACATCAACGGGCGGGGGCACCTGGTCTGA